Proteins encoded in a region of the Populus alba chromosome 13, ASM523922v2, whole genome shotgun sequence genome:
- the LOC118060828 gene encoding agamous-like MADS-box protein AGL80: MTRRKVKLAYICNDSARKATFKKRKKGLMKKVSELSTLCGIDACAIVYSPYDSQPEVWPSPLGVQRVVTKFKTMPEIDQGKKMVNQESFLRQRITKFCDQIKKQRKDNREKEVTHAMFQCLGGNVSLGNLLIMDLNDLGWMIDHSLRDINLTLNNGSGSGTSHTSQLEAAATTGAGPSSATEQAPEQPLVTNDFEVNVGAMQREQWFMDLMTPQEHMGFGGEDDMVLPSGDNSQNGLWTNSFFP; this comes from the coding sequence ATGACCAGAAGGAAGGTGAAGCTTGCGTATATCTGTAATGATTCTGCAAGGAAAGCCACCttcaagaaaaggaagaagggcCTAATGAAGAAGGTGAGCGAGTTAAGCACCCTTTGTGGTATTGATGCTTGTGCTATCGTTTATAGCCCTTATGACTCTCAACCTGAGGTTTGGCCCTCTCCTCTAGGGGTCCAAAGAGTGGTGACCAAGTTCAAAACCATGCCAGAAATCGACCAAGGTAAGAAAATGGTGAATCAAGAGAGTTTCTTGAGACAAAGGATCACCAAATTCTGTGATCAAATCAAGAAACAGCGGAAGGACAACCGTGAGAAGGAGGTCACCCATGCTATGTTCCAATGCTTGGGTGGAAATGTTAGCTTGGGTAACCTGCTTATCATGGACTTGAATGACCTGGGATGGATGATTGACCATAGCTTGAGGGACATCAACTTGACCCTAAACAATGGGAGTGGCAGTGGCACTAGCCATACCTCTCAATTGGAAGCAGCTGCAACCACCGGGGCTGGACCTAGCAGTGCTACAGAGCAAGCGCCGGAGCAACCACTGGTTACTAATGATTTTGAGGTTAATGTGGGTGCCATGCAGAGGGAGCAATGGTTCATGGACTTGATGACCCCTCAAGAGCATATGGGGTTTGGTGGGGAAGACGACATGGTGCTGCCTTCTGGGGATAACAGCCAGAATGGACTTTGGACCAATTCATTTTTCCCTTGA
- the LOC118060870 gene encoding hydrophobic protein RCI2A: MSSTNFIDILLAIILPPLGVFLKFGCGAEFWICLLLTILGYIPGIIYAVYIITK; encoded by the exons ATGTCAAGTACTAACTTCATAGACATCTTGCTGGCCATCATCTTGCCTCCTCTCGGTGTCTTCCTCAAGTTTGGTTGCGGG GCGGAGTTCTGGATCTGCTTGCTGCTTACCATTTTAGGGTACATCCCTGGAATCATTTATGCCGTCTATATCATTACCAAGTGA